The following proteins come from a genomic window of Lachnoclostridium phytofermentans ISDg:
- the dapA gene encoding 4-hydroxy-tetrahydrodipicolinate synthase translates to MAIFTGAGVAIVTPFKENREVNYEKLGELIDFQINNGTDSIIICGTTGESSTLTHEEHIECIRFAIEYTKKRVPVIAGTGSNCTETAIYLSKEAQVAGADAVLLVTPYYNKATQKGLIEHFTAIAKSIDLPVMLYNVPSRTGCNILPGTAATLVNTVDNIVAMKEASSNIAQVAELAHTCEGKLDIYSGCDDSIVPVMSLGGLGVVSVLSNIAPRQTHDIVAKFLEGDTKGSLDLQLEYLPVINALFSEVNPIPVKKALNLMGFEVGPLRSPLTEMEDAHAKILADEMKKVGLI, encoded by the coding sequence ATGGCGATTTTTACTGGTGCTGGTGTGGCTATTGTTACACCATTTAAGGAAAACAGAGAGGTTAATTACGAAAAGCTAGGTGAACTTATTGATTTTCAAATTAACAATGGAACTGATAGTATAATAATATGTGGTACAACAGGAGAATCATCTACCTTGACACATGAAGAACATATCGAGTGTATTCGTTTTGCAATTGAATACACAAAGAAAAGAGTACCAGTGATTGCTGGAACTGGATCAAATTGTACAGAAACAGCGATATACTTATCAAAGGAAGCACAGGTTGCAGGTGCAGATGCAGTACTTTTAGTAACTCCTTATTATAATAAGGCAACTCAAAAAGGATTAATCGAGCATTTTACTGCGATTGCTAAGTCTATTGATCTACCTGTTATGTTATATAATGTTCCTTCAAGAACGGGTTGCAATATCCTACCAGGGACGGCTGCTACTTTAGTTAATACGGTAGATAATATTGTTGCTATGAAGGAAGCTTCGAGTAATATCGCTCAGGTTGCAGAACTTGCGCATACATGTGAAGGAAAGTTAGATATTTATTCTGGATGTGATGATTCTATTGTACCAGTAATGTCCTTAGGAGGACTTGGAGTTGTTTCTGTATTATCTAATATTGCACCTAGACAAACACATGATATTGTGGCAAAATTTCTTGAAGGGGATACGAAAGGCAGCTTAGATCTTCAGTTAGAGTATTTACCAGTAATCAATGCATTATTTAGCGAGGTAAATCCGATACCGGTGAAGAAAGCGCTTAATCTTATGGGCTTTGAAGTGGGTCCTTTAAGAAGTCCATTAACCGAGATGGAAGATGCTCATGCAAAGATTCTTGCTGATGAAATGAAAAAAGTTGGTTTAATATAA
- the trpS gene encoding tryptophan--tRNA ligase, translating to MSEAKKRILTGDRTTGKLHLGHYVGSLSQRVELQDEYDTFILLADIQALTTHFERPELINASIYDVAMDNLSVGLDPNKVTIFQQSQIKAIAELTIFYSMFVSVNVLRHNPTIKTEAANYGYEDLTYGFLGYPVSQSADITFCNADLVPVGEDQLPHMEMTRKIVRRFNDLYGETLHEPKAKLSSCSRLVGLDGNAKMGKSLGNAIYLSDDAKTVSEKVRNAVTDPNRITLKDPGNPEICVVQAYHKVFNPTEHEDVCNRCRTATIGCVACKKRLAEKLNELLDPFRDRRAYYEAHRSEVKEIIMAGSEKANKIGEETVAKVKKAMCVSID from the coding sequence ATGAGTGAAGCAAAGAAGAGAATTTTAACTGGTGACCGTACGACAGGTAAACTTCATCTTGGACATTATGTGGGAAGTCTTTCCCAACGTGTTGAGTTGCAAGATGAATACGATACTTTTATTTTATTAGCGGATATACAAGCTTTAACAACACATTTTGAAAGACCGGAGCTAATTAATGCTAGTATTTACGATGTTGCGATGGATAACTTATCAGTTGGCCTTGATCCAAATAAGGTTACAATATTTCAACAATCCCAGATCAAAGCGATTGCAGAATTAACTATATTTTATTCTATGTTTGTATCGGTCAATGTACTTCGCCACAACCCAACAATTAAAACAGAAGCTGCTAATTATGGATACGAAGATTTAACGTATGGATTCCTTGGATATCCTGTAAGTCAGTCAGCAGATATCACGTTCTGTAATGCAGATTTAGTTCCTGTAGGAGAAGATCAGCTCCCTCATATGGAGATGACAAGAAAGATTGTTCGTCGTTTTAATGATTTATACGGCGAGACATTACATGAGCCAAAAGCGAAACTTAGCTCTTGCTCAAGATTGGTTGGATTAGATGGAAATGCAAAGATGGGTAAGAGTCTTGGAAATGCAATTTACCTTTCCGATGATGCGAAAACTGTAAGTGAGAAAGTAAGAAATGCTGTTACTGATCCAAATCGTATTACGTTAAAAGATCCAGGAAATCCAGAAATCTGTGTAGTCCAAGCATATCATAAGGTATTTAATCCTACTGAACATGAGGATGTCTGCAATAGATGTCGTACAGCTACGATCGGTTGTGTTGCTTGTAAGAAGCGTTTGGCTGAAAAGCTTAATGAGCTGCTTGATCCATTTCGTGATAGACGTGCTTATTATGAAGCACATAGATCAGAAGTAAAAGAGATTATAATGGCCGGTAGTGAAAAGGCAAATAAAATCGGAGAGGAAACAGTTGCTAAAGTGAAAAAGGCAATGTGCGTATCAATCGATTAA
- the ytvI gene encoding sporulation integral membrane protein YtvI produces MQKNWVIYIKIIVNLLLTILLGVLLLFVGPKLLAFFLPFVVAYILSLIANPLVKFMEKRIKIARKHGSAIIIILVLALIFGLLYLVLSILFREIYSLITDLPNIAQQIAESIEGISTKFASLYEALPQGLKTFLDNLNTSAQGSLDKLLSGVDLTSVIKAGGVVSTFTNTVFMMIITILATYFFIVDRDKIIAAANKILPESIKRFNRIISDNFKTAVGGYFKAQFKIMIILTVVMFITFEFMGINYSILLALTIAVIDFLPVLGTGLVFWPWAVISFINENYVEAIVILVLYLACQIIKQVLQPKMVGDSIGINPFQTLLFMFIGYKLYGIGGMIFGIPIGMVLVSLYRLGMFERITRGIKIIVSGINDFRKY; encoded by the coding sequence GTGCAGAAAAATTGGGTCATTTATATTAAAATAATTGTAAACCTATTATTAACAATACTGTTAGGAGTACTCCTACTGTTTGTTGGACCAAAGTTATTAGCGTTCTTTCTTCCGTTTGTAGTCGCTTATATTCTATCACTAATTGCTAATCCACTTGTTAAGTTTATGGAAAAAAGAATAAAGATAGCAAGAAAGCATGGTTCTGCCATTATCATTATACTAGTATTGGCTCTAATATTTGGCTTGCTCTATTTGGTTTTATCAATACTATTTCGTGAGATCTATAGTCTAATTACTGATTTACCAAATATTGCACAGCAAATCGCCGAATCCATAGAGGGTATTTCTACTAAGTTTGCAAGCTTGTATGAAGCACTTCCACAAGGCTTGAAGACGTTCTTAGATAATCTAAATACTAGTGCACAAGGATCGTTAGACAAGCTATTAAGCGGTGTGGATTTAACCAGCGTCATAAAGGCTGGCGGGGTTGTCTCGACTTTTACCAATACGGTATTTATGATGATAATTACAATATTGGCTACTTACTTTTTTATTGTGGACCGCGATAAGATAATTGCAGCTGCGAACAAGATTTTACCGGAATCTATAAAACGATTTAACCGTATCATTAGTGATAATTTTAAAACAGCAGTTGGGGGCTATTTTAAAGCCCAGTTTAAAATTATGATTATACTTACGGTGGTAATGTTTATAACATTTGAGTTTATGGGAATAAACTATTCAATTTTACTAGCACTTACTATAGCAGTCATCGACTTTTTGCCGGTACTTGGAACAGGACTAGTATTCTGGCCATGGGCAGTAATTTCATTTATAAATGAAAATTATGTAGAGGCCATAGTTATATTAGTACTATATCTTGCTTGCCAAATCATTAAGCAGGTATTGCAACCTAAAATGGTAGGAGATAGCATTGGAATCAATCCTTTTCAGACCCTCCTCTTTATGTTTATTGGATATAAACTATATGGAATTGGCGGTATGATATTTGGAATTCCAATAGGAATGGTACTAGTTAGTCTTTATCGACTTGGAATGTTTGAACGAATTACACGCGGTATTAAAATAATAGTTTCTGGTATTAACGATTTCAGAAAATACTAA
- a CDS encoding SpoIID/LytB domain-containing protein, which produces MQKKEWIKKLILAGICVVIFIILLFRNILGGVGDKDSGEQSKTIYGERITRAEAIRLFSYLFYDSEGRKGLSFLSEYTDVSAKDEYSEYLNAAINAGFVSNATNEDKKARLSENITCGEFRDMLFIITDLYQMDYNKLKKTFPARFSTVRENDELLLSEFLTTYESMISMLKGETKLSSRELYFIGSLSEAGDVILAQDGNQYHTAYFRNYEDLFQSEQEPSTKAVPFRGKEDFEKYIGKFLSVITCSDELVYVKSQIDKPVVLKNVYMIEGKDKGIKIFLSGMTRTFETSLTLSDSFTEKVGDITLSGGLITGVTIKPDVIRGKVLVIGKNEIEVEGYGVLPLDENYRIYKLFGEMEMEKTNNILVGYSVTDFVVSEGKICAALIRDQIKAENIRVLINTSNYQGIYHESVSFTVDCPFTVDNGEESVRYEKDEEITVSKDSNLIVKGRIKITPLEEHGKVALLNVKRNLGVPRYRGTIEIVANEKGLIVINELSIEEYLYAVVPSEMPVSYGNEALKVQAVCARSYAFNQLYANKYSAYGAHVDDSVSCQVYNNVAESDASIIAVKDTYGKVLTQGGKVITAYYFSTSCGHTASIEDVWQDAKPTKYLTGNLQTEKNITVDFSKEEVFRNFLANDTVAVMAEGATKEEPMTTYDSGFLMYRWNVTMDTGTLSKQINSNILNCYNSNKTSILTYVTSQDLNDATEIPGATIVEGKVFKSIPVSSIGTVTDMKVITRGTSGIIKELLIKGTENTILVRYQTNIRKLLAPVATEVVRLDGSTVNGMSLLPSAFIVIDKGSKDSKTAFTFTGGGFGHGTGMSQNGVKTMVNQGKSYEEILKHYYTDANLEVIYE; this is translated from the coding sequence ATGCAGAAAAAGGAATGGATAAAAAAGCTGATATTAGCAGGGATTTGTGTTGTTATATTTATCATACTTTTATTTCGTAATATTCTGGGAGGAGTAGGGGATAAGGATAGCGGAGAGCAGTCTAAAACAATATATGGGGAGCGCATTACCCGTGCAGAAGCGATTCGTCTCTTTAGTTATCTTTTCTATGACTCGGAAGGAAGGAAAGGATTATCTTTCCTAAGTGAGTATACTGATGTTTCAGCGAAAGATGAGTATAGCGAGTATTTAAACGCTGCAATTAATGCAGGATTTGTCAGTAATGCAACGAATGAGGATAAGAAAGCAAGGCTGTCAGAGAACATTACTTGTGGTGAATTTCGAGACATGCTGTTTATAATAACTGACCTTTATCAAATGGACTACAATAAGTTAAAGAAAACATTTCCAGCGAGGTTTTCTACAGTAAGAGAAAATGATGAACTGTTACTTTCGGAGTTTCTTACTACCTACGAATCGATGATTTCGATGTTAAAAGGAGAGACGAAGCTTTCTTCTAGGGAACTTTATTTTATTGGGAGCTTATCTGAAGCAGGAGATGTTATACTAGCGCAGGATGGGAATCAGTATCATACTGCTTATTTTCGTAACTATGAGGATTTATTCCAATCGGAGCAGGAACCGTCTACAAAGGCAGTACCATTTCGAGGTAAGGAAGACTTTGAAAAATACATAGGGAAATTTCTTTCTGTAATAACTTGTTCTGATGAACTAGTTTATGTGAAATCTCAGATAGACAAGCCAGTTGTTTTAAAGAATGTTTATATGATCGAGGGAAAAGATAAGGGAATAAAGATCTTTCTATCAGGAATGACAAGAACATTTGAAACGAGTCTTACCCTTTCTGATAGTTTTACGGAGAAAGTTGGAGATATCACATTATCGGGTGGATTGATTACAGGGGTAACAATAAAACCAGATGTCATAAGAGGAAAAGTTCTAGTGATTGGGAAAAATGAGATTGAAGTAGAAGGTTATGGAGTGTTGCCACTCGATGAAAACTATCGAATATACAAGCTTTTTGGTGAGATGGAGATGGAAAAGACCAATAACATCTTAGTAGGATATAGTGTTACCGACTTTGTTGTTTCAGAAGGAAAAATATGTGCAGCATTAATTCGAGATCAAATCAAGGCAGAAAATATTCGAGTTTTAATTAATACAAGCAATTATCAAGGTATTTATCATGAGTCGGTCTCCTTTACGGTTGATTGTCCATTTACCGTTGACAATGGAGAAGAGAGTGTACGCTATGAAAAAGATGAGGAGATAACCGTATCGAAAGATAGTAATCTTATAGTCAAAGGCCGAATTAAGATTACCCCATTAGAAGAACATGGGAAAGTGGCACTCCTAAATGTAAAGCGCAATCTAGGGGTACCAAGATATCGAGGAACCATAGAGATCGTGGCGAATGAAAAAGGACTCATCGTAATAAACGAACTTAGTATTGAAGAATACTTATATGCTGTAGTACCGAGTGAGATGCCGGTAAGTTACGGTAATGAGGCCTTAAAGGTTCAAGCAGTTTGTGCAAGAAGTTATGCCTTTAATCAGCTTTATGCTAATAAATATAGTGCCTACGGTGCACATGTCGATGATAGTGTAAGCTGCCAAGTATACAATAATGTGGCAGAAAGTGATGCTTCTATTATTGCAGTAAAAGATACTTATGGGAAAGTGTTAACGCAAGGTGGGAAGGTGATAACAGCTTACTATTTTTCAACCTCTTGTGGGCACACCGCAAGTATTGAGGATGTCTGGCAAGATGCAAAACCAACGAAATATTTGACAGGGAATCTTCAAACCGAAAAAAATATAACGGTAGATTTTTCGAAGGAAGAGGTATTTCGAAACTTCCTTGCAAACGATACGGTTGCAGTAATGGCGGAAGGAGCAACAAAAGAGGAACCTATGACAACCTATGACAGCGGATTCTTAATGTATCGCTGGAACGTAACGATGGATACGGGGACATTAAGCAAACAGATTAACAGCAATATATTGAATTGTTATAACAGTAATAAAACATCAATCTTAACCTATGTAACCTCACAAGATTTAAATGATGCTACTGAAATTCCAGGAGCAACCATCGTGGAAGGAAAAGTCTTTAAAAGTATTCCGGTATCTAGTATTGGAACTGTGACAGATATGAAAGTTATTACAAGGGGAACCAGTGGAATAATAAAAGAGTTGCTAATAAAGGGTACGGAGAATACTATACTAGTAAGATATCAAACGAACATACGTAAATTATTAGCACCTGTTGCAACAGAGGTGGTAAGATTAGATGGTAGTACCGTAAATGGAATGTCTTTATTACCAAGCGCATTCATTGTTATTGATAAGGGCAGCAAGGATTCTAAGACAGCATTTACATTTACCGGTGGTGGATTTGGTCATGGAACAGGAATGTCACAAAATGGCGTGAAAACAATGGTTAACCAAGGTAAGAGCTACGAGGAAATTCTAAAGCATTATTATACGGATGCTAATCTGGAAGTAATCTATGAGTAG
- the typA gene encoding translational GTPase TypA: protein MNTKRENVRNIAIIAHVDHGKTTLVDELLKQSGVFRSNQVVEDRVMDSGDIEKERGITILAKNTAVTYKDTKINIIDTPGHADFGGEVERVLKMVNGVVLVVDAFEGAMPQTKFVLKKALELSLPVIVCINKIDRPEARPTEVIDEVLELFIDLDASEEQLDCPFIFASAKSGIAILELDHTPKNMEPLFETILEYIPAPEGDPDAGTQVLISTIDYNEYVGRIGVGKVDNGVLRVNQDVVIVNEHDPDKFKKVKINKLYEFEGLKKVEVNEATVGSIVAVSGISDIHIGDTICSTDNVNPIPFQKISEPTIAMHFIVNDSPLAGQEGKFVTSRHLRERLFRELNTDVSLRVEETDTTESYKVSGRGELHLSVLIENMRREGFEFAVSKAEVLYRHDEAGKKLEPMERAYLDVPEEFSGTVIEKLSQRKGELIGMSSANGGYTRLEFSIPARGLIGYRGEFMTDTKGNGIINTSFDGYGPYKGDIQYRKQGSLIAFESGEAITYGLFNAQERGSLFIGPGEKVYSGMVIGQNGKAEDIEINVCKRKQLSNTRSSSADEALRLTTPRVLSLEQALEFIDTDELLEVTPKSLRIRKKILDPTMRKRASRN from the coding sequence ATGAATACGAAACGTGAAAATGTAAGAAATATCGCAATTATTGCCCATGTCGATCATGGTAAAACTACGCTCGTAGACGAGCTTCTAAAACAGAGCGGTGTATTCCGTAGCAATCAAGTTGTAGAAGATCGTGTTATGGACTCCGGTGACATAGAAAAAGAACGTGGTATTACTATCCTAGCGAAAAACACGGCTGTTACTTATAAAGATACAAAAATTAATATCATTGATACTCCTGGCCATGCGGACTTTGGTGGCGAGGTAGAACGTGTTCTTAAGATGGTAAATGGTGTTGTACTTGTAGTCGACGCCTTTGAAGGTGCCATGCCACAAACGAAATTCGTTCTTAAAAAGGCATTAGAACTTAGCTTACCAGTTATCGTGTGTATTAATAAAATTGACCGCCCAGAAGCTAGACCAACCGAAGTTATTGATGAAGTGTTAGAACTCTTCATTGACCTAGATGCTAGCGAAGAACAGCTTGACTGTCCATTTATCTTCGCTTCTGCAAAATCAGGAATCGCAATTCTTGAATTAGATCATACTCCAAAGAATATGGAGCCACTTTTTGAGACTATCCTTGAATACATCCCTGCCCCAGAAGGTGATCCAGATGCAGGTACTCAAGTACTCATTAGTACCATCGACTATAACGAATACGTAGGTCGTATTGGTGTAGGTAAAGTTGATAATGGCGTACTCCGTGTAAATCAAGATGTTGTTATTGTAAATGAGCATGATCCAGACAAGTTTAAAAAGGTTAAAATAAATAAGCTTTATGAATTTGAAGGTTTGAAAAAGGTAGAAGTAAACGAAGCAACTGTAGGTTCTATCGTTGCTGTCTCCGGTATCTCAGACATTCATATTGGAGATACCATCTGTTCTACTGACAATGTGAACCCAATCCCTTTCCAAAAGATTTCTGAGCCAACCATTGCAATGCACTTTATCGTAAATGATAGCCCTCTTGCTGGACAAGAAGGTAAGTTTGTAACATCAAGACACTTAAGAGAACGTCTCTTCCGTGAATTAAATACTGACGTCAGCCTTCGTGTAGAAGAAACCGATACCACAGAAAGCTATAAAGTATCTGGCCGTGGTGAGCTTCACTTATCCGTATTAATTGAGAACATGCGCCGTGAAGGCTTTGAGTTTGCTGTTAGTAAAGCTGAAGTATTATATCGTCATGATGAAGCTGGTAAAAAGCTTGAGCCAATGGAAAGAGCATACCTTGACGTTCCAGAAGAATTCTCCGGTACAGTTATCGAAAAATTAAGCCAGAGAAAAGGTGAACTCATTGGTATGTCATCTGCAAACGGTGGATACACTCGTCTAGAGTTTTCTATCCCTGCAAGAGGCTTAATTGGATACCGTGGAGAGTTCATGACCGATACGAAGGGAAATGGTATCATCAACACATCATTTGACGGTTACGGCCCTTATAAGGGAGATATCCAGTATCGTAAACAAGGTAGCTTGATTGCTTTTGAATCTGGTGAAGCGATTACTTATGGTTTATTCAATGCACAAGAGCGTGGTTCCTTATTCATCGGACCAGGCGAGAAGGTATATTCCGGAATGGTAATTGGACAGAACGGTAAAGCTGAAGATATCGAGATTAATGTATGTAAGAGAAAACAGCTTAGTAACACTCGTTCCTCCAGTGCAGATGAGGCACTCCGCCTTACAACACCTAGAGTATTAAGCTTAGAGCAAGCGTTAGAATTTATCGATACCGATGAGTTATTAGAGGTTACTCCAAAGAGCTTAAGAATTAGAAAGAAGATTCTTGATCCTACGATGAGAAAGAGAGCAAGTAGAAATTAA
- the dapB gene encoding 4-hydroxy-tetrahydrodipicolinate reductase: MTEIIMVGCNGRMGQVISNLVAQDENAKIVAGVDVFDDGRNPYPVFKNLEECTVAADAVIDFSSPKSLEVLLRVSKKRNLPLVLCTTGYTEEDLKKIEEASKEVAILRSANMSLGVNTLLKLVSVAANVLAKADFDIEIIEKHHNQKVDAPSGTALALADAINEALNNEYHYMYDRSKVREKRDIKEIGISAVRGGNIVGEHEVIFAGTDEVIEFKHTAYSKAIFAKGAITAAKYLAGKGPGLYSMSDVIA, from the coding sequence ATGACAGAGATAATAATGGTTGGCTGTAACGGAAGGATGGGACAGGTAATCAGTAATTTAGTTGCGCAGGATGAGAATGCAAAGATTGTTGCTGGTGTGGATGTTTTTGATGATGGAAGAAATCCATATCCGGTATTTAAAAATCTAGAAGAGTGTACGGTTGCAGCAGATGCAGTCATTGATTTTTCATCTCCTAAGAGCTTAGAGGTGCTACTTCGAGTTTCTAAAAAACGAAATCTTCCTTTAGTACTATGTACAACAGGTTACACAGAGGAGGATCTTAAGAAAATCGAAGAAGCCTCGAAAGAAGTTGCAATCCTTCGCTCTGCCAATATGTCATTGGGTGTAAATACGCTACTAAAACTAGTTAGTGTTGCAGCGAATGTACTTGCGAAAGCAGACTTTGATATTGAAATTATTGAAAAGCATCATAATCAAAAAGTGGATGCACCTAGCGGAACAGCTCTTGCACTTGCAGATGCGATCAATGAGGCTTTGAATAATGAATATCATTACATGTATGACCGTTCCAAGGTACGTGAGAAGCGTGATATAAAAGAGATTGGTATCAGTGCAGTTCGTGGCGGTAATATCGTTGGTGAGCATGAAGTAATCTTTGCAGGTACGGATGAAGTGATCGAATTTAAGCATACTGCTTATTCCAAAGCAATCTTTGCCAAGGGGGCTATTACAGCCGCAAAGTATTTAGCGGGTAAAGGTCCAGGGCTTTATTCCATGAGTGATGTGATTGCATAG
- a CDS encoding tRNA threonylcarbamoyladenosine dehydratase, translated as MLNQFSRSELLLGTEGMEKLSKARVAVFGIGGVGSYTVEALARSGVGTFDIFDDDKVCLTNINRQLIATRKTVGKYKVDVMKERILEINPNAIVNTHQCFFMPENAGNFDFSEYTYVVDAVDTVTAKIELVLRANQANTRIISCMGAGNKLDPTRFEVTDIYKTSVCPLAKVMRKELKTRGIKKLKVVYSKEPVRQPLSDMALSCKTGCICPPGAERKCTQRRAIPGSTSFVPSVAGLIIAGEVVKDIIGITE; from the coding sequence ATGTTAAATCAATTTTCAAGATCAGAGCTGTTATTAGGCACAGAAGGAATGGAAAAGTTATCAAAAGCGAGAGTTGCGGTATTTGGGATTGGTGGTGTTGGTAGTTATACAGTGGAAGCACTTGCGCGAAGCGGTGTTGGTACTTTTGATATATTCGATGATGATAAAGTTTGTCTAACGAATATAAACAGACAGTTGATAGCAACAAGAAAGACCGTTGGAAAGTACAAAGTGGATGTAATGAAGGAAAGAATTCTTGAGATAAATCCGAATGCTATTGTGAATACGCATCAGTGCTTTTTTATGCCAGAAAATGCTGGCAATTTTGATTTTAGCGAGTATACTTATGTTGTGGATGCTGTTGATACTGTTACTGCAAAAATTGAACTAGTTTTACGTGCCAATCAAGCAAATACAAGAATCATAAGTTGCATGGGTGCAGGGAATAAATTAGACCCTACCAGGTTCGAGGTTACCGATATTTATAAAACATCAGTATGTCCGCTTGCAAAGGTAATGCGTAAGGAGTTAAAGACTAGGGGGATTAAAAAGTTAAAGGTGGTATATTCAAAGGAGCCTGTTAGACAGCCTCTTTCTGATATGGCACTTAGTTGTAAAACTGGATGTATCTGCCCTCCTGGAGCAGAGAGAAAGTGTACCCAAAGAAGAGCAATCCCTGGAAGTACCTCCTTTGTACCATCGGTAGCAGGACTCATTATTGCAGGTGAAGTGGTTAAAGATATCATTGGGATTACGGAATAA
- a CDS encoding single-stranded DNA-binding protein translates to MTDKVFDNNQVSVAGEVISEFTFSHEVFGEGFYLLEVLVGRLSNSFDMIPVMVSERLIDVKGNYKGKFVEVSGQFRSYNRHEDSKNRLVLSVFAREIKVTDEESEAKPNYIFLDGFVCKPPVYRKTPLGREIADILLAVNRPYGKSDYIPCICWGRNARFAESFEVGGHIQVWGRIQSREYQKKTGEIDFEKRVAYEVSVSKLEYVNSEEE, encoded by the coding sequence ATGACAGATAAAGTATTTGATAACAATCAAGTAAGTGTTGCAGGCGAGGTAATCAGTGAATTTACTTTTAGCCATGAAGTCTTTGGAGAAGGCTTCTATTTATTGGAGGTACTTGTTGGAAGATTAAGTAACTCATTTGATATGATACCTGTAATGGTATCAGAACGTCTGATTGATGTGAAAGGAAATTATAAGGGAAAGTTCGTTGAAGTTAGCGGACAATTCCGTTCCTATAATCGTCATGAAGACAGTAAGAATCGGTTAGTACTTTCTGTATTTGCTAGAGAGATTAAAGTGACCGATGAAGAATCCGAAGCAAAGCCAAACTACATTTTCTTAGATGGTTTTGTATGCAAACCACCAGTATATCGAAAGACACCACTTGGAAGAGAAATTGCGGATATCTTACTTGCTGTGAATCGTCCATATGGTAAGTCGGATTACATTCCATGCATTTGTTGGGGAAGAAATGCTAGATTTGCAGAAAGCTTCGAAGTTGGCGGACATATTCAGGTATGGGGCAGAATACAAAGTCGTGAGTATCAGAAGAAGACTGGTGAAATTGATTTTGAGAAGAGAGTAGCATATGAAGTTTCTGTAAGTAAACTAGAGTATGTAAATAGCGAGGAAGAATAA
- a CDS encoding M20/M25/M40 family metallo-hydrolase has protein sequence MMEERIVKEFCKLVEIDSPSFGEREIADQLKAYLVELGFEVREDKAGDCYNGNCGNIYGFLQGELPGDPILFSAHMDTVEPSRNKKAVVHEDGRITSDGTTVLGADDISGIVAILEAIRKIKEQGVPHRSIEVLFAIAEEVYILGSEVLDYSLIRAKEAYVLDLTGEVGTAALSAPTLVSFTAKMIGKAAHAGFAPENGINAIAAVADAIGQVKQGRIDEITTVNIGTISGGLAKNIVSEGCIIEGEARSLNHDKAVLEVDKIQGIFKATAEKYGAECEFKTSFGCIAYEIDKTNPVVIKYEKACNKLEIPTKYIKTFGGSDNNNFIRHGITGIVIASGMNKVHSTEEYTLVSELIKCSKIVYELMTV, from the coding sequence ATGATGGAAGAACGTATCGTAAAGGAATTTTGTAAATTAGTTGAGATTGACTCTCCCTCATTTGGGGAACGGGAAATAGCAGATCAGCTAAAAGCTTATCTTGTGGAACTAGGATTTGAGGTTAGGGAAGATAAGGCGGGGGATTGTTATAACGGAAACTGCGGTAATATCTATGGTTTTTTACAAGGAGAATTGCCGGGAGATCCTATTCTTTTTTCCGCTCATATGGATACGGTAGAACCTTCAAGGAATAAAAAAGCAGTAGTTCATGAGGATGGGAGAATCACCAGCGATGGTACTACGGTGCTTGGAGCGGATGATATTTCCGGCATCGTCGCTATCCTAGAAGCGATAAGAAAAATAAAGGAACAAGGGGTTCCTCATCGAAGTATTGAGGTTTTATTTGCGATAGCGGAGGAAGTCTATATATTAGGAAGTGAGGTCCTCGACTATTCCTTAATTCGTGCCAAGGAGGCCTATGTCCTTGATTTAACCGGAGAAGTTGGGACAGCAGCGCTAAGTGCACCGACTCTTGTTTCTTTTACCGCTAAGATGATTGGAAAGGCAGCTCACGCAGGTTTTGCTCCGGAGAATGGGATAAATGCAATTGCTGCAGTAGCAGATGCTATAGGGCAGGTAAAACAAGGGCGCATTGATGAGATTACAACAGTAAACATAGGTACAATTTCTGGCGGTTTGGCAAAAAATATTGTATCAGAAGGTTGCATCATCGAAGGAGAAGCGAGAAGTTTAAATCACGATAAAGCAGTACTTGAAGTAGATAAAATTCAAGGTATTTTTAAAGCTACTGCGGAAAAATACGGTGCAGAGTGCGAATTTAAGACATCCTTTGGTTGTATCGCATATGAAATAGACAAAACCAATCCTGTCGTTATAAAATATGAAAAAGCATGCAATAAGCTAGAAATTCCGACTAAATATATAAAGACCTTTGGAGGAAGTGATAATAATAATTTCATTCGCCATGGAATCACTGGAATTGTCATAGCATCTGGAATGAACAAGGTGCATTCTACAGAGGAGTATACTTTAGTTTCTGAACTTATTAAGTGCAGTAAAATTGTATATGAGTTAATGACGGTATAA